TGGAGGTGATCACTGGAGTTGCAGTGATTGTAGCCTTGGTGCTGTTAATCTCTCCTGCTGGTTGACTTAATCATAATGGgtcttttcccttccttgtccCTTTTTACTGATATCAGAGCAAGGAGTTGGATAACACTGTTAACTTCTACATGCTGACGAAGGGCCAAGCTCCCAGCCTCACCCACTCCCTGGCAACATCTCATTTCTCTGACCTTCCACCTTTGGTTCCCCATTTAAGGAGACTAATTAATGTTTAAATagcaggagcacaggcagcaggttAAGCGGAAGTTTCATCCAGAGTACTGATGAACTGGAGAGGGCATCCCTGGGGGCTTGGTGCCAGAAGTGCCCAGGCaatgctggaggagcagggattGTTTTGGTGGgagaaaagagggagggaggtgggTATTGCTGTTTCTGTTTAAAAGGGGTTGCAGGGGAGACAGTGCTCGGTGATAGCCAGTGAAAAGGTGGAATCACAGGCACAGTTCCAATTGGATATAAGGAAAAATTGGCACCTCTGGGGGAAACTAGACAGGTTGGGGGAGATCTCCATCCACAGGATGTTGACCATGAATCTGGACAAAGTCCTGGGCATCCCCTCAGTTGCCATAACCTCAGTTGGCAGGAGGGTGGATCAAAGAACTGTCACAGAGCATCTTTCCAGGCTATATTATCTCATGATTCTGTGGGATTTGCCCTCCATGCTGTGCAGGGACACACGGTAAGGGTCCCATAGCACTGCCTTCTACCTGGCAGGGCTCTAGGGTTCTGGCCAGGCCAGGAAAGGTGGGGCTGAATGTCTTTGGGTGTCTTTGGGATAAGGTGAGTCTGGACACCCCTCTCTCATCCTGCTTATGGAAGGGGACCAAGAGGCACCTGCTGGGGGTCTTCTCTCATCCTCAAGTCCAGGGTAGTTTTGCATGTCAATACCCTGTAGCAGGGAGCACGTGGATCCAACTGTTCATGCACTCACCCCAAAGGATATGTAAGCACCCATCACGCTGCCTGCGATGGTGGAAAAGCCACCAGTCATCACAGCATGGATTTCTGACAGGGTCATGTCCATGAGGTATGGGCGGATGAGCAGCGGGGCTTCGGTCTGTGGAAGACAAAAACCTGCTGTCCTTAGGATGGGGCCTTACAGGTCCACGGGTCTCATAGGGAGGGAGAAGACCCTTTctccagggcaggctcagctgcaAGCACTGAGTAGCTGGATCTGCTGTCCAGGACCTTACCTGTCCCACAAAAATATTCCCTGCCACACTGAGAGTCTCAGTAGGAGTGGTGCCCATTGAGACTTGAAGCAGCCAGGAGATCTGGGGAAAAACAAGGCCACTGTGTTGACAGGGGTTCCTGGCACCCTGCCACTATATCCATGAAGCCAGGCACTGTGTGGCCCCTGCATGGAGGTGATCCTGGGAAGCACCCCCAGACCGGGTGGAAACATCAGCTCTAGGGTTCagctttttcatctttctgagAAGGACACATTAGAAAGACAGGAGTTGTGTCTGTTCTTTTAAGTAGGACAAATCACCCCAAATTAGTACAGTTACAATTTTCCTGGGACACCTCTCAGCTGATCGTAGTACACAGAGAACCCAACAGGTTCTTCTCctttccactgccatcccagaTTTAGGAGTGAGGCCTTACCTTGAGAATAAGCCACTGCATGACACCAAGGTAGTAGAGGATGGACATcacacagctgaagaaaacaatgatGGGCAGGGTCTGCAGGCAAGGCACAAAGGGTTAAAGGAGAGCTGAGCCACACATCCTGGCACCTGTGCGCACCAGGCTGGGCATGGAGTGGTACTACACAGCCAGCCCACACTACTGGGGTGCCACAACactcagccaggctggcagaagGGACAGGGACCAGTGCAAATCTTCCATGGCACTGAGGAAGCCCATAGATGGATACACAGCTGAGGGAGATCCATCTCTGAGATgactgagctctgctgcagcagataTGGCTGCATTTAGCTCTGTGCTCTCCAGGACCCAGCAAAGAGGCAGACCAGAATAAAACCTCCCCATGCCCCATTCCTTGGCTGACCTGGAAGGCAAAGACTTCTTCAATGAGTGTGTTCCCAAAGACAAAGCTGGAGCCAGCTGTGGTGTAGCTCAGGAAGTACTGCAAGGGAAGAAGTTACACAGTAGGACAGAGATCTCCATGAGGTCCTTCCCTGATTTTTCATTCTGCCTAGTGAGGGGCTGTGCTCCCAGTTCCACAGCTCATTTCACTGCATACCAGAGAATGACCCTCTGAGACCTAAGATGGGGATACTGGTGGGCTGTCCCAAAGCCACAGTGCTCTGCTACAGCCTGGGAGGGAGAGCACACCAAGGGCTCTGGCCTGCTGCAGAAAACCAAGGAAGAGTTGGCTTCCCTCCAGTCCCGAACAAAAGTGTTTGTGAGCATGCAATCCCCGCCATGTCCCCTCCCCATGCCACagtctgcttttcctgttaaTCTCAGGATACAAGCACAGGATGGGATAGTACATGCAGTACCTGTATCTGGTCTCCCAGCCACTGGAAAGCTCGGGTGCCAGGAGTCGTTCGGAGGACAAAGAGTCCGAGTAAGAACTCCAAACCAAGACCCCAGAAAACGGCTCTCCAGGACACCTGGGGACAAAAAGCAGAATAGGAGCTGAAATGTTTCAAGGCCTACAGGCTTCCCCCTCTggtttccagctgctgcaaCAGCAGCACATGGCAAACACCACATGGGGAGACCGAAAAAGTGTCACAGAAACCGACAAACATGGGTTGGTGACAGAGCCAGAAATTGGTTGGTGAGACTCTGGAACTGGTTAGAACATAACCTGTTGAGCTGACCCAGGATACAAACACAAAGACCTTATGATGATTGTTAGCACAGACCTGCTAAACTGAAACTGTCTGTTCAATAATCCTTTGGAGGAGCAGGATGGAGTGACTGGCAGCAGttgggactgggagcactgaaGCAGTTTGGGCTGAAAGCCACTAGGACTTCAGTCACTTCTGACCAAGGCTCCCAAGGCACCTGAAGCCAGGATGTGGGTCTGGTGCTGGGGTTTTGGGTCTGACCCACTATGAgggacatggcagaaaacagaacagaggCAATGCAGGGGAGCCCTGGATTGGGAAGTGGGAAGGAGAGTAATGGAAAGAGGAGCAGTGAGATGGCTTTGGGGTCTGTCCACCCAACCAGTTCAGCTCCTcaagctctgcccagctctgcccagcactgctggactTCTCCTTCCTCCAGAGAAGGAGATAGCTTAGGGAATGAAGTGCTTGTTCTCCAGTGCTGGGTGGAGGGAGGGGGGCACCTCCTGTGAGGGGATTGATGGTCAAGTCCCACCTGAAACACATACCGCACCATGGTGCTTGGAGCAAGCAAACAGGAACAGCACCAAAAAGCAGAAGCCACCTAATGAGAtgagctgctctgggtttcTGCCAGTGTCCAAAGCCAGCCATACAATCAGGCCTGCCAGGAGGGCCACCCACAGGAGCCTGCAGAGGAAACCCCAGACTGTCAGCAAGATGATGTCCCCATAGGGAGAGAAGCTCATGAAGGGCAGGAGCCAATTGTGATGGAATTGCCACTGTTAGGTCCACGTATCTGAAGAAACACGCAGCTCAGGCACAAGTGTGAATAGCCATCAGGCtgctgaggcagagcagcaagACATTTCTGCAATGGCTTTTAAGTGGTTCCCAGGCTGGGCCATGCTCGCTATTTGTGAGGTGCCAGCATGGCAGTTGAGCACATGCCTGATGCCTCAGCTGTGGTTGTGCTGGCAGAGCCATGGGAGGGAGCCCAGGTGCTGGGAGGGATCTGGCCCTGTCTTCTCGTGACTCACCATTTCAGCCATGGCCAGGACTTTTGGAAGCACGTGCCAATGGGGCGGAGGAGGAGAAGAACCTTTGCTCCACAGTGCTTCTTGAAGATGTCCCAGCAGACGAAGAAGGCAACCACGGCAGTCATGACCACCAAGGCAAGGGCTCGCTGGAAGTTGAGGTAACAGGCCGCAATGAAGTAGCACAGGTAGGCTGGAGAAGGCATATTGGGAATCAGAAACATCAGGGCTGTAGGATTATGGGTTCATAACTCACTGGGGCAAACCATGAGGTGCATTTCCTCCCAATATCCTTCCCTGGCCACCCTTGAGGATACCATCTTTGCATGAGACCTTAAGAGCACCACcgcagcagggagcagaaggTGCACAGTAAACCCTTTGGGTAGGTAGAGAAAGGTCAGGGGGACAGCGAAGTGAAGATAGAACTGAGCAGCAGTGGTGGGATGAGGAGGGGGCAGTGAGGCTGTTGGGAGTGGATACAACTTCCACACATTTGACCATGTTCAGTAAGTGAAgtctgcaggcacagccagatAAAGGGGAGGGAATGTGGAGTCTTGGTGACAGGAAGTCCTCACCTACTCCAAGGAGCCCCAGGACGACTCTTCTCAACACCTTGGCATGAGCCGTGCAGAAATGCTTTGCCTTGGATGCCGGCTGCAAGGCCTTCCTGGGGAGAATCACATGCCAGAGACATAAGAGATACAGAAGATGGACATGGAAGATCAGCCCAAGTCAAGCCAAAgcaccccaactgcagccaaccCACCAGAGCCAGGCCATGACCATGGCTCCTGCTGGGCAATTCCACTAGCAGGAGGTGGTACAGGTGGCCCATGATGAGAAACCCCAGCATGTTCACCATCACCTGCTATGGGGAACAGAGACCTCTCAGTGGCGTTCTACAAGGCCACATGGAGCTGTCAGACACTGTGTGCTCAATACCACCCTACTTTGCTCCCAAATCAGGTTTGTCTCTGGCAGAGCTCACACATCTGTGCAGATTATCCCACCTGCAGTAGGAGGAGAatctccctttcccttctcttctctcttgGTTCTCACCACATGGACCACCACATTCCTCATAGCGTCTCTTCTCTCCCTGGAACACATAATTAACTGGAGCACCCTGTACTCCAataggaagggaagggaagggaagggaagggaagggaagggaagggaagggaagggaagggaagggaagggaagggaagggaagggaagggaagggaagggaagggaagggaagggaagggaagggaagggaagggaagggaagggaaggttaCCTCAAAGCTGAAAGCTGGGTTATCTGTGCCGTTTTCAAAGCTGTCCAGGGTTATCTGGTTTCCTGCCATCTCCAGAAGCTCCTTCAGTGCATATGGGAAACAATACTAGGAGGGCCTGATGCTAGCAGG
This window of the Cinclus cinclus chromosome 13, bCinCin1.1, whole genome shotgun sequence genome carries:
- the LOC134049116 gene encoding sodium/nucleoside cotransporter 1-like, which encodes MAGNQITLDSFENGTDNPAFSFEGEKRRYEECGGPCGENQERREGKGRFSSYCRKALQPASKAKHFCTAHAKVLRRVVLGLLGVAYLCYFIAACYLNFQRALALVVMTAVVAFFVCWDIFKKHCGAKVLLLLRPIGTCFQKSWPWLKWLLWVALLAGLIVWLALDTGRNPEQLISLGGFCFLVLFLFACSKHHGAVSWRAVFWGLGLEFLLGLFVLRTTPGTRAFQWLGDQIQYFLSYTTAGSSFVFGNTLIEEVFAFQTLPIIVFFSCVMSILYYLGVMQWLILKISWLLQVSMGTTPTETLSVAGNIFVGQTEAPLLIRPYLMDMTLSEIHAVMTGGFSTIAGSVMGAYISFGIDAASLIAASVMAAPCALAMAKLVYPEVEESKFKGKASIRLSSGEEQNILEAASNGAAASVGLVANIAANLIAFLAVLEFINAALRWFGEMVDIKGLTFQVICSYVLMPVAFLMGADWTDSPLVAELLGIKIFLNEFVAYQQLATYKKNRLMGLEEWDGSRKQWISERAESITTFALCGFANLSSIGITLGGLASMVPQRKGDFASVVLRALLTGICVSMLNACLAGLLYVPTKVGDCAMFFSSTNFSSTSYTMYTCCKQLFASSVLQNGTVSFTGSWAEQAESMLWLTECCVYYNHTSCAGTV